The DNA segment CTCATCAGGAGGTAGGCCGCGGTGGGGGCGTTGTCGCTGGGCTTCCACACCACGGTGTTCCCGGAGAGGAGCGCCGGCGCCAGCTTCCGCAGCGGCGCGGCCAGGGGCGAGGCGCCCGTGGCGAGAATTCCGCAGACCCCCACGGGACGGCGGTGGGCGCGGCGGGAGAGGTTCTCGGTCTCGGCCACGAAGAAGGCGCAGGCGTCGATGGCCTCCTGCAGTTCCGTTTGGGCCTCCTGTTGCGTCATCCCGATCTCGCGGGTGAGGATCCGGGCCAGCTTGTCGCGGTGGCGCTCCAGGTGCTCCGCCGCGCGGCGGATCAGGTCCGCACGGTGGGAGGCGGGCAGCGCGGACCAGGCGGGCAGGGCGTCGGCGGCGGCCTTGGCGGCGCGGGCCACGTCCTTCTCGCCGCTGTCGGGGAACATGCCCACCAGATCGCGCCGATCCACGGCCGATCGGGATTCGATCATCCCCAGGTCGCCTTCCACCTCGCGGCCGTTGACGATGTTGAAGCCGATCACGGACTTCCCGGCGCTCACGGCGGCGGGAGCGTTGGGCCTGAGGTGCATGCTCCACTCCTGGAAGCAGTCAGCATAGCGTGTCCATCAGCCTGTACACTGGGTGATTGCCGGAGTCCGGGTGTTCGACAGCATCTCCATCCCCACCATTCTCGTCAGCTACGTGGCCCTCCTGTTCAGCCTCAGCGTGCACGAGGCCAGCCACGCCACGGCGGCGCACTGGCTGCAGGACGACACGGCGGCGCGGCTGGGGCGGATGACGCTGAATCCGCTGGCCCACATGGATCCCATCGGGACCTTCGTGTTCCCCCTGCTGGGCATGGCGACGGGCATTCCCTTCATCGGCTGGGCCAAGCCCGTGCCCGTGGACGCCCGCAACCTCACCCGGCGCTTCACCCAGCGGGGCGGCATGGCCCTGGTCTCCGCCGCCGGCCCCATATCCAACGTCGCGCTGGCCGTCCTGTTCCTGGGCGTGCTCCTCGCGCTCGTCAAGATGGCGGCGCCGCCTCCGCCGCTGGAGCTGCGGCTGTTCGCCCACGCCCTCCTCGCCCAGCGCGTGGAAAGCCTCCAGGCTCTGGGTCTGGGCACGGGGCTGACGCTGGCCATGGCCCTCACGGGACGCTTGGTGCTGATCAACCTCGGCCTGGCCCTGTTCAACCTCCTGCCCATCGGGCCCCTCGACGGCTCCGGCATCCTGCGGGGGCTGCTGCCCTGGCGCTGGCTGCCCAAGTACGACCGCGTCCAGCCCTGGATGGGCGGCGTCCTCATCGTCCTCGCCCTCACCGGCCTGCTGGGCTACGTCATCGGCCCCGTGTTCGGCGTGATCCTGGCCGGAATCGAAACCATCGCCCGCCTGTTCCTTGGAGCCTGATCCATGCAGCCCCGCGTCCTCTCCGGAATCCAGCCCTCCGGCTCCCAGCACATCGGCCACCTGGTGGGGGCCCTGGACAACTTCACGCGGCTCCAGGGCGAAGGCGAAGCCTTCTACATGATCGCGGACTGGCACGCCCTCACGTCGAAGTACGAGGCGGTGGAGGAGGTCTGGCCCGCCACGCTGGAGCTGACGGCCACCTACCTGGCGGCGGGGCTCGATCCGCAGAAGGCGACGATCTTCGTCCAGAGCCTGGTGAAGGAGCACGCGGAGCTGCACCTGCTGCTGTCGATGATCACGCCGCTCTCGTGGCTGGAGCGCGTGCCCACCTACAAGGAGAAGCTCCAGAACGCCGTGGCCGACCTCGGCAGCTACGGCTTCCTGGGCTACCCGCTGCTCCAGACCGCCGACATCATCGTCTACAAGGCCCGGAAGGTGCCGGTGGGCGAGGATCAGCTCTTCCACCTGGAACTGGCGCGCGAAGTGGTGCGCCGCTTCAATCACCTCTACCAGCGTGAGGTCTTCCCCGAACCCGAGGCGGTGCTCACCAAGACGCCCAAGGTGCCAGGCCTCGACGGTCGCAAGATGTCCAAGAGCTACGGGAACTGCGTCTACCTGCGGGACACCGACGCCGCGATCCTGGAGAAGTGCACCCGCCAGATGGCCTCCGACCCGGCCCGCGTGCGCAAGACCGATCCCGGCAATCCCGAGATCTGCCCCGTGTTCGAGTTCCACAAGCTGTTCAGCGACGCCGCCACCGTGGAGCTGGTGAACGTGGAGTGCCGCCGCGCCGGAATCGGGTGCTTCGACTGCAAGAAGCGCGTCGCCGAAGCCGTCATCCGCCGCGTGGCCCCCGTGCGGGAGCGGATCGAGGACAGCCTTTCCCGCCCCGCCGACCTGCAGGCCGTTCTGAAGGACGGCAGCGCCCGGGCCCGGGCCGTGGCCGTGGAAACCATGGAGGATGTCCGCGCCGCCATGCGGATGCCCGCCCTGTGAGCGAAAACGGGCGCTTGCATCCCGCAGAGCCCGTGCTAGACTAGTGTTCCTGGGGTTCCTTAGCTCAGCTGGTTAGAGCATCTGACTCTTAATCAGAGGGTCCTGGGTTCGAGTCCCAGAGGAACCACCAACCCCAGAGGCCCGTGGATTTACGTCCGCGGGCTTTTTGCATTGGGTCGAAACCTGTCAGGGAATGGGTCGGTTTGGCGCTCGGACGGGATTCGGACGGGGCCTTCATGTGTAGTAGCCGGAGGCCCAGCTTGGGAGGAGGCTCCTGTGCCGCCAGACGTGAGCGATTTTATGGTATTTTAGAGTGATAAATTACATTTATTGCCGAATTACTACAATCGACTTACAATCCTATCCTGCCTTTGATGGGGTATTCAGTTGAACATCTCTCCCGTCGAACCGCAGGCCCCCTCCCCCTTCTCTTTGCGAGGCACGCGATGACCACTCCCAAGAAATCCGAATCTCCCACCGGCACCGCCACCATGGACGCCATCTCCCTCCTCAAGAGCGACCACCAGAAGGTGCTCGCGCTCTTCGATTCCTTCGAGGAGATCAAGGATGATGGGCCCGTGGAGGAACGCCGCGCGATCGTGGAGCAGATCTGCTCCGAGTTGACGGTCCACACCGCCATTGAGGAAAAGGTCTTCTACCCCGCCGCCCGCGAGGCCATTGATGATGACGACATCATGGACGAGGCCAAGGTGGAGCACGCCGGCGCCAAGGCCCTCATCCGTCAGCTCCAAGGGATGGAGCCGGACGACGATCTCTACAACGCGAAGGTGAAAGTCCTGAGCGAGTACATCCGCCATCACGTGAAGGAAGAGCAGGGCGAGATGTTCCCCAAGGTCAAGAAGACCGACCTCGATCTGGATGCCCTTGGGGAGCGAATGAAGGAGATGAAGGATCGCCTGACGGAGGAGGAGCCCTCCTCGCGCGGCGCCGCTATGCCCAAAACCAAGAAGTGAGGCGGATCCTCGGGTGGGTGTGTTCCGAGGACCCGAATACGCCGCCCTCCACCAGCAGCGGTTTCGGCGGAGCAGTCCTCCGTTTCGCCGCATAGGCCCTCTCCGGAAGTGGCCATTTCTCTTTCGGATCTCCCCCCGAGTACAGCCATGGCGTCGGACCCCGCCTCATCCCCATGCCCGAGGAAGACTCTTGAGGCAAACGCCTACTAGGCCGTGAATCCTGAATCCGAATCCTGGTTCAAGGCCCAGAGAAACCTCCAATTCCTGAAGCCCGCGGATTCATCTCCGCGGGCTTTTGCAGTGGGAGGCGGGTGAATCCGATGCGCAGCCATTGTCTCTCCGGTCACATCTCGCCCGGCGGAAAGGGCCGCTTCGCTATCCTTGGAAGGCCGCGAGCCCGGCGGATGGCGGGGCGCGCGGGAACGGAGGAAGCTCGTGGACCTGAAACGCACCCTCATCGATCTCATGCCCGGGCCGCTGGTCCGCACCTTCGCCGCCCCCTACATCGCGGGCAAGGGCATCGCCACCGGCGTGGCGAAGGCCGACGAGCTCCACTCGAAGCTGGGTCTCTACTCCACCGTGGACCTCCTGGGCGAGGAGGTGTTCCGCCGGGAGGACGTGGAGGCCACCGTCCAGCTCTACTTCCGGATGATCGAGGCCCTGAAGGACCGTCCCTACGCCAGCATCAGCCTCAAGCCCACCCAGCTCGGAATCAACGAGAGCGAAGCCTACTGCCAGGACAACCTCCGCCGCATCGTCGAGGCCGCCGCGCCCCACCGCCTCCACATCACCCTGGACATGGAGGACCACCACTTCACGGACGTCACCCTCCGCATGTTCAAGGCGCTCCGCGACGAGTTCGACAACTTCGGGATCGTGCTCCAGAGCCGCCTCTTCCGGACGAAGGAGGACATCAAGGCCCTCCACGCCAAGCCCTGCAAGGTGCGCATCTGCATCGGGATCTACCGCGAGCCCACGGAAGAGGCCCTCCAGGAGAAGCCCCAGATGAAGGAGAAGCTGTTCGAGTACGTCCAGCTGCTCCTCGACCACGGCCACTACCCCGAGATCGCCACCCACGACGAGCCCCTGGTGCGCCGCTGCATGGAGTTCCTCGACAAGCGCGGCGTGGCGAAGGACGCCTACGAGTTCCAGATGCTGCTGGGCGTGCCCCGCACGGCGATCCAGCAGGAGATCGTCAAGCGCGGCCAGATCGTGCGCCTCTACGTGCCCTTCGCGGAGGAGTGGCAGTACGCGGAGCACTACCTCAAGCGGCGCCTCGCCGCCAATCCCGCCATGGCGATGATGGTGATGAAGAACCTCTTCGGAAGCTGAACGCCGGCTTTCCGACCTGGACGTGGCTTTTCCGCCTTTGGAAAAACCGGGGCGGGGAGTATGGTGCTTCTCGTGGGAGCGTGTCCCACCCATCTGGAGGATCCGATGAAGAAATTCCTGGCCCTGGCCCTGGTGAGTTCCTTCGCCCTCGCGGGCTTCGCCGCCGAAGAAAAGAAGCCCGAGCCCAAGAAGGGCTGTGGGATGGCCTGCTGCGAGAAGGCCAAGGCCTCCTGCAAGGACTGCCCCGAGTGCGCCAAGAAGAAGGACGCCCACAAGGAAGCCAAGAAGGGCTGAGATTCCCCTCGCCACTCGAACCCCGGAGCCCGTCTCCGGGGTTTTGCGTTGGGCCCCCTTTTCATGATTGTCTGGACGGATGAATGTCCGCTCCTGGATCCCCGCAGCCGCGCTGCTGCTGTTGGCTGCCGCGGCTGGCGCCGGGTGGGTGGCCACCCGCGAGCGCCCCGCTCCGGCCGCCCAGGAAGAGTCGGCGCCGAAATCCCAGGAAGCCAAATCTCCGGAGGCCAAGCCTCAGGGCGCACCCCGGGACGCCAAGCGCGGTCCCCGCCGCGAGCGGCTGGTGGACCAGTCCCCGCTGCTCACCGCCCGCAGCCTGGTGCCGCTGGCCCAGACGTCGGAGGAACAGCAGTTCGCGCGGCAGGCGGAGCGGGTGGCCAACCACGAGGTGGACCTGGCCTTCGCCGACGCCATCTGGCGCGCCGTCTCGGACCAGGCCCCCGCCACGCCCGAAGTGAAGGGGCTGGCGGATCTCAAGGCCAAGGCCCAGGCCACGGTCGATGCCGATCAGCAGCTCATCGCGGGCCTGGAAAAGCGCCTGGCCGCCGTCCCCGGATCCCAGAAGGACGTCATTGAGGATCAGCTCGACGTCGCCCGGGCGCAGCTGGAGCTGGACAAGGACGAACTGGAAGCCGCGGCCGAGGATCTGGCGCGGGCCGGCGGCGATCCCCAGGCCCGGATCCGGCGCCTCAAGGAGGCCCACGAGGCCGCCGACCGGGAATCCTCCCAGGCCATGGGCGCCGCGCTTCCCGCCTCCGCGTTCCAGGCCGGCAGTCTGGTGGCCCGCTTCGGCGAGTGGCGGATCCAGAAGGAGAAGGTGACGCGCCTGGAGCGGGCGCGGCAGGAGTGCCTCGTCAAGGCCCAGGCGCTGGAGAAGCGCCGCCAGATCATCGAGGCGCGGTCCAAGCAGGAGAAGGACGACCGGGAGGCCGCCAAGTACTGGGCGTCCAACCTCGTGAAGGAATCCGCCGCCGCGGAGGGAGGTCCCGGCCGGGATCAGGCGCAGTCCGCGGTTTCCTACCTCCGGCAGTACGGCGACGCGCAGCGGCGCCTGTCCGACATGGGCCGCCGGATCCAGGATCAGCAGGAGCTGGCGGAGATCTACGGCAACTGGCTGGGCGTGGTCGACGGCCTGCGGAAGGCGGCTCTGCACGGGCTGCTGGCCAAGCTCCTGGGGATTCTCGGACTGGCGCTCATCGCCTACCTGGGTGGCCTGTTCGTCGATCACGCCTTCCACCGGGCCGCCGCCGGCGACCGGAAGGGCGCGGGCACCCTGCGCATCGTGGTGAAGCTGGCCCTTCAGGCCGTCTGCCTCCTCGCCGCCGTCTTCCTCCTCCTCGGCGTCCCCGCCCAGACCAGCACGGTCCTCGGCTTGGCGGGCGCGGGCCTCACCGTGGCACTGAAGGATTTCATCGTCGCCTTCTTCGGCTGGTTCGTCCTGATGGGCCGCAACGGGATCCGCGTGGGCGACTGGGTGGAGATCCGCGGCGTGGGCGGCGAGGTGGTGGAGATCGGCCTGCTGCGCACTGTCGTCCTGGAGACCGGGAGCTGGAGCGACGCCGGCCATCCCACGGGCCGCCGCGTCGCCTTCGTGAACAGCTTCGCCATCGAAGGCCACTTCTTCAACTTCACCACCTCGGGCCAGTGGATGTGGGACGAGCTGCGGGTCCTGATTCCCGCGGGCCAGGATCCCTATCCCGTGATCGACGGTCTCCGGAAGCTGGTGGAGAACGAGACCGAAGCCAACGTCCGCCAGGCCGAGCAGGAGTGGCGGCGGGCCACGGCGCGCTACCGCGTCCAGGCCTTCTCCGCCGCGCCCGGCCTCGACGTGGTGCCCACCGCCGGGGGCGTGGAAGTGCGGATGCGCTACGTCACCCGCGCCTTCGAGCGCCACGAGACCCGCCTCCGCCTCAACGAGGCCGTGGTCGCGCTGCTGCACGGCCGCGGCGAGGCTGACATTTCCGCCCCGAAAGCCGAGGATCGATGATTTCGTTTTCCAGCGTCAGCAAGCAGTACGGCAAGCAGGTCCTGTTCATCGAGGCGGATTTCCAGCTGAATCCCGGCGAGAAAGTCGGCCTGGTGGGACCGAACGGAGCCGGAAAATCCACGCTCTTCCGCATGATCATGGGCGAGGAATCCCCGGACGACGGTGCCGTCACCCTGCCGAAGAAGCTCACCGTGGGCTATTTCCGGCAGGAGGTGGACGAGATGGCCGGCCGCCCGGTCCTGGACGAGGCCATCGCCGGCAGCGGCCGCTTGGGCGACCTCCACCACGAACTCCTGGAGCTGGAGAAGGCCATGTCCGATCCGGACACGCCGGATTTCGAGGCCGTCCTGGAGCGCTTCGGCCACGTCCAGGAGGAGTACCAGCACCTGGGCGGCTACGAGTTGGAAGCCCGGGCGCGGGCCTGCCTCCACGGCCTGGGCTTCGAGGACGCCCAGATCGACGGCGACGTGGGCGCCCTCTCCGGCGGCTGGAAGATGCGCGTCTCCATGGCCAAGGTCCTGCTGGGGAACTTCGACGTCCTGCTGATGGACGAGCCCACCAACCACCTGGACATCGAGTCCATCCTCTGGCTGGAAGGCTTCCTCAAGTCCGTGCCGGCCACGCTCCTGATGACCAGCCACGACCGCGATTTCATGAACCGCGTGGTGACCAAGGTCCTCGAGATCGACGGCGGCGACATCGTCACCTACTCCGGCAACTACGACTTCTACGCGAAGGAGCGGGAGCTGCGCGAGGCCAACCAGGAGGCCGCCTACGCTCGCCAGCAGGCGAAGCTGGCCAAGGAGCAGCGCTTCATCGAGCGGTTCTCCGCCCACGCCGCCAAGGCCGCCCAGGTGCAGAGCCGCGTGAAGGCCCTCGACAAGATCGAGCGGATCGAGCCGCCCCGGCGGCGGCGCGTCGTGAAGTGGGACTTCCGCGTTCCCGGCCGCTCCGGCGACGACGTGGCCATGCTCGAAGGCGTCTGTAAGGCCTACGGCGCGAAGAAGCTCTACGACCAGTTCGCCCTCCACGTCCGCCGCGGCGAGCGCTGGTGCGTGATGGGGAAGAACGGCACCGGCAAGTCCACGCTGCTCAAGATGGTGGCCGGCGCGGTCCCGCCCGACGCGGGCACCGTGCGCCTGGGCGCCAGCCTGCGCCTCGGCTACTTCTCCCAGCAGGCCCTCGATCTGCTGGACGCCGACCTCACGGTCCTGGAGCAGATGCAGAAGGACTTCCCCATGGAGGGTCTGGGCGTGCTGCGGAACCTCCTGGGCGCCTTCCAGTTCTCCGGGGACGACGTGGACAAGCGGGTCCGCGCCCTCTCCGGCGGCGAGAAGTCACGGCTGGTGATGGCCCGGATGCTGTTCGATCCGCCCAATTTCCTGGTGCTGGACGAGCCCACCAACCACCTGGACCTCGCCACCAAGGAGATGCTGATCGACGCCCTGAAGGACTTCGAGGGCACCATGCTGTTCGTGTCCCACGACCGCACCTTCCTACGCGGCCTCGCCAACCGGGTTCTCGAACTGGCCGGCGAGGAGCACGATGGGCCCATGGCCTTCCCAGGGACCTACGTGGAGTACGTGGAACGCACCGGCCGCGAGGCGCCGGGAGTCCACAACTGACACCCCTTTGCATTCAAAGAAAGGATCACCACCAAGACGCCAAGGACACCAAGAACCGCATCCATGGTGAGCGGAGCTTTTCTTGGTGCCTTGGTGTCTTGGTGGTGAAAAGAAAATCCTGGATCTTGATCGCCTATTGGCATGAACCATCAAGGAACACCGCCAAGAAGAAAAATTATTCTGAGCGGGGTTTTTGTTCAGAGGGAAAACCCCGCCGCAACATCGGCGGCGGCTGGCATTCCAGCCGGAGCATCTCGTCCGTTCTCGGATGGGGCAGCTCCAGCAGCCCCGCATGCAGCAGGTAGCCCAGGTCGCCGGGCACGGCCTGCGTATGGGGCAGGGGACCGCCGCCGGGGCCGTAGAGCGGATCGCCGACGAGGGGATGGCCCGCGAAGGCCAGGTGGATGCGGATCTGGTGGGGCCGGCCGGTGAGGATCTCCACCTCCACCAGGGAGGCATCCCCCCGGCGCTCCAGCACGCGGACGCGGCTGAGGGAAGGGCGGCCCTCCGGCGACGCCGCGTGGAGGACACCGAGCGGCGCGTAGGGCACGGGTCCGATCGGCGCGGCCACCTCGAAGGCGTCCTCTACGGGCCGGCCCTGGCACAGGGCGCGGTAGACCTTGCGCGTGCGGGGATCCTGGAACGCGGCCTGGAGCGGGCTCCGCGCTTCGGGCCGCCAGGCGAACAGCACCAGCCCCGACGTGCCCCTTCCGAGCCGGTGCATGGGGCTCGCCTCCGGCGCCCGGCGCCGCACCAGGGCGAGCAGGGTGCGCTCCTGGAAGGCGCCCCCGCCGGGCAGGGTGGGCAGGCCGCTGGGCTTGGCCACGGCCAGCAGGTCGGCGTCCTCGTACAGCACCGCCGTGGCGAAGGGCGCGTCGGGTTCGGTCCAGGGCGGACGCGCCCAGGCCACGCGCTGGCCCGCCCGCAGCACGGCGCCGGGCGAGGGGCGCTCCTCGGCGTCGAGCTGGACCTGGCCGTCCTCGATCCGCTCCCGCCAGAGCTCCGTGGACGCGGAAGGGTACCGGGCCGCCAGGTGGGCGAGGAGCGTCCGGCCCGCGCCGTCGAGGCCGATCTGCTCCCTGTGGACGACGCCCTGATTCTTCTCCGCCATCCCGCCTTCCGGAAACCCCGGCCCGGCCGGGGCTTCCATCATCCCAGCTTGAAGCGCCGCACGGTTCCGCGCAGGTTCTCGGCCACCCGGGACAGGTCGTCGGCGGTGTCCGAGACCTGGCGCACGGTGGCCGCCAGCTCCTGGGTCGCCGCGGCGTTCTGATCCAGGCGCACGGCGGTCTGGTTCATCATCCGGCCCACGTCCTGCCCGGTCCGCGCCTGGCCGCCGCTGAGGCCCTCGATCTCGCGGATGCTGCCGGACACGTGCGAGATGCGATCCCGGATGGCCTCCAGGTGCCGCAGGGTGACCTCCACGCTGTCGACGCCGCCGGAGACGGCCGCCTGCATGGCCTGGACGATGTCCTCGATCTCCTTGGCGGACTGGCCGCTGCGTTCGGCCAGGATGCGGATCTCCTCCGCCACCACCGCGAAGCCCTTGCCCATGGTTCCCGCCTTCGCCGCCTCGATGGCGGCGTTGAGGCTGAGCAGGTTGGTCTGGCGGGCGATCCCCTGGATCGCCTGGACGGCGTCGACGATGCGCGCGGTGGCCTGCCGGATGGATTCCATCCCCTCCGCCGTGCCCCGGCCCGTGACGGCGCCGCGATCGGTGTCCTGGACGGCCTCTTCGGCCTGGGTGCCGGTGCGCCGGGTGTGGTCGGCCATGGTCTCGACGTTGGCGTCCAGGCGGCGCAGGGCTTCCACGACCTCCTGGCCCGCCTGGCGGAGATCCTCGCCCACCTGGGCGGTCTCCTGCACGGTGACGTTCATCTGCTCCGCGCTGGCGGCCAGTTCCGTGCTGCCCGACGCCACCCGTTCCGAGGCCTGGTCCATGCTGCGCAGCGCCTGGTTGAGGTCGGCCACCATCCCGTTGAACGTGCCGGCGAGCTGCCCGATCTCATCCTCGGAGCCCACGGCGGCGCGGGCGGTCATGTCGCCGGCCGCGACCTGGCCGATGGCCTCCGACACCGTCCGCAGCGGGCGGAGGATGGACACGCGGACCTGGCGGATGGTGACGGCGCTGATCAGGACGAGCAGCGCCAATCCCGCCCCGGCGCCCAGCAGGCGCGTGGTCTGCTGGCTGCGGTAGAGGTCGGCGGTGGACATGGAGACCCCGAAGGAGGCCACCAGATCGCCGATCTTCCGGTCCTTGAAGATGCTCACGCCGAACGCGTCGTGGCACTGGGCGCAGGATTCCTTCAGCCGCCCGGGACTCAGGACGTAGACGCGGGGCACGCCCTGGGCGTCGCGGTAGTGGAGCGCCCGGTGCGCCAGCGAGGGATCCGACGCGAAGGACTGGAGCGCCACGCGCTCGAAGGCTGCGGCGGCGGGGTCCTCCGACAGGCGGCCCTCCTCGACCCGGTGGAAGGCCATTCCCTGGCTGCGGCAGTAGTCCTCGGCCTCGGAATGGACCATGGACCGGGAACCGACCGCCAGCGAGGTCAGGTGCTCCTCGAAGGCCTGTTCCACGTTTCGCGTCTGGTAGGCGGTCGCGGCCCAGATGGCCACGCCCAGGAGAACGGCGAGGGACGCCGCCACGGGCAGGAAGAATTTCAGGGCAAGGCCATTGCG comes from the Geothrix sp. 21YS21S-4 genome and includes:
- a CDS encoding site-2 protease family protein, with the protein product MFDSISIPTILVSYVALLFSLSVHEASHATAAHWLQDDTAARLGRMTLNPLAHMDPIGTFVFPLLGMATGIPFIGWAKPVPVDARNLTRRFTQRGGMALVSAAGPISNVALAVLFLGVLLALVKMAAPPPPLELRLFAHALLAQRVESLQALGLGTGLTLAMALTGRLVLINLGLALFNLLPIGPLDGSGILRGLLPWRWLPKYDRVQPWMGGVLIVLALTGLLGYVIGPVFGVILAGIETIARLFLGA
- the trpS gene encoding tryptophan--tRNA ligase; the protein is MQPRVLSGIQPSGSQHIGHLVGALDNFTRLQGEGEAFYMIADWHALTSKYEAVEEVWPATLELTATYLAAGLDPQKATIFVQSLVKEHAELHLLLSMITPLSWLERVPTYKEKLQNAVADLGSYGFLGYPLLQTADIIVYKARKVPVGEDQLFHLELAREVVRRFNHLYQREVFPEPEAVLTKTPKVPGLDGRKMSKSYGNCVYLRDTDAAILEKCTRQMASDPARVRKTDPGNPEICPVFEFHKLFSDAATVELVNVECRRAGIGCFDCKKRVAEAVIRRVAPVRERIEDSLSRPADLQAVLKDGSARARAVAVETMEDVRAAMRMPAL
- a CDS encoding hemerythrin domain-containing protein; this encodes MTTPKKSESPTGTATMDAISLLKSDHQKVLALFDSFEEIKDDGPVEERRAIVEQICSELTVHTAIEEKVFYPAAREAIDDDDIMDEAKVEHAGAKALIRQLQGMEPDDDLYNAKVKVLSEYIRHHVKEEQGEMFPKVKKTDLDLDALGERMKEMKDRLTEEEPSSRGAAMPKTKK
- a CDS encoding proline dehydrogenase family protein; the protein is MDLKRTLIDLMPGPLVRTFAAPYIAGKGIATGVAKADELHSKLGLYSTVDLLGEEVFRREDVEATVQLYFRMIEALKDRPYASISLKPTQLGINESEAYCQDNLRRIVEAAAPHRLHITLDMEDHHFTDVTLRMFKALRDEFDNFGIVLQSRLFRTKEDIKALHAKPCKVRICIGIYREPTEEALQEKPQMKEKLFEYVQLLLDHGHYPEIATHDEPLVRRCMEFLDKRGVAKDAYEFQMLLGVPRTAIQQEIVKRGQIVRLYVPFAEEWQYAEHYLKRRLAANPAMAMMVMKNLFGS
- a CDS encoding mechanosensitive ion channel family protein — its product is MNVRSWIPAAALLLLAAAAGAGWVATRERPAPAAQEESAPKSQEAKSPEAKPQGAPRDAKRGPRRERLVDQSPLLTARSLVPLAQTSEEQQFARQAERVANHEVDLAFADAIWRAVSDQAPATPEVKGLADLKAKAQATVDADQQLIAGLEKRLAAVPGSQKDVIEDQLDVARAQLELDKDELEAAAEDLARAGGDPQARIRRLKEAHEAADRESSQAMGAALPASAFQAGSLVARFGEWRIQKEKVTRLERARQECLVKAQALEKRRQIIEARSKQEKDDREAAKYWASNLVKESAAAEGGPGRDQAQSAVSYLRQYGDAQRRLSDMGRRIQDQQELAEIYGNWLGVVDGLRKAALHGLLAKLLGILGLALIAYLGGLFVDHAFHRAAAGDRKGAGTLRIVVKLALQAVCLLAAVFLLLGVPAQTSTVLGLAGAGLTVALKDFIVAFFGWFVLMGRNGIRVGDWVEIRGVGGEVVEIGLLRTVVLETGSWSDAGHPTGRRVAFVNSFAIEGHFFNFTTSGQWMWDELRVLIPAGQDPYPVIDGLRKLVENETEANVRQAEQEWRRATARYRVQAFSAAPGLDVVPTAGGVEVRMRYVTRAFERHETRLRLNEAVVALLHGRGEADISAPKAEDR
- a CDS encoding ABC-F family ATP-binding cassette domain-containing protein, which gives rise to MISFSSVSKQYGKQVLFIEADFQLNPGEKVGLVGPNGAGKSTLFRMIMGEESPDDGAVTLPKKLTVGYFRQEVDEMAGRPVLDEAIAGSGRLGDLHHELLELEKAMSDPDTPDFEAVLERFGHVQEEYQHLGGYELEARARACLHGLGFEDAQIDGDVGALSGGWKMRVSMAKVLLGNFDVLLMDEPTNHLDIESILWLEGFLKSVPATLLMTSHDRDFMNRVVTKVLEIDGGDIVTYSGNYDFYAKERELREANQEAAYARQQAKLAKEQRFIERFSAHAAKAAQVQSRVKALDKIERIEPPRRRRVVKWDFRVPGRSGDDVAMLEGVCKAYGAKKLYDQFALHVRRGERWCVMGKNGTGKSTLLKMVAGAVPPDAGTVRLGASLRLGYFSQQALDLLDADLTVLEQMQKDFPMEGLGVLRNLLGAFQFSGDDVDKRVRALSGGEKSRLVMARMLFDPPNFLVLDEPTNHLDLATKEMLIDALKDFEGTMLFVSHDRTFLRGLANRVLELAGEEHDGPMAFPGTYVEYVERTGREAPGVHN
- a CDS encoding RluA family pseudouridine synthase, translated to MAEKNQGVVHREQIGLDGAGRTLLAHLAARYPSASTELWRERIEDGQVQLDAEERPSPGAVLRAGQRVAWARPPWTEPDAPFATAVLYEDADLLAVAKPSGLPTLPGGGAFQERTLLALVRRRAPEASPMHRLGRGTSGLVLFAWRPEARSPLQAAFQDPRTRKVYRALCQGRPVEDAFEVAAPIGPVPYAPLGVLHAASPEGRPSLSRVRVLERRGDASLVEVEILTGRPHQIRIHLAFAGHPLVGDPLYGPGGGPLPHTQAVPGDLGYLLHAGLLELPHPRTDEMLRLECQPPPMLRRGFPSEQKPRSE
- a CDS encoding methyl-accepting chemotaxis protein, encoding MNRNGLALKFFLPVAASLAVLLGVAIWAATAYQTRNVEQAFEEHLTSLAVGSRSMVHSEAEDYCRSQGMAFHRVEEGRLSEDPAAAAFERVALQSFASDPSLAHRALHYRDAQGVPRVYVLSPGRLKESCAQCHDAFGVSIFKDRKIGDLVASFGVSMSTADLYRSQQTTRLLGAGAGLALLVLISAVTIRQVRVSILRPLRTVSEAIGQVAAGDMTARAAVGSEDEIGQLAGTFNGMVADLNQALRSMDQASERVASGSTELAASAEQMNVTVQETAQVGEDLRQAGQEVVEALRRLDANVETMADHTRRTGTQAEEAVQDTDRGAVTGRGTAEGMESIRQATARIVDAVQAIQGIARQTNLLSLNAAIEAAKAGTMGKGFAVVAEEIRILAERSGQSAKEIEDIVQAMQAAVSGGVDSVEVTLRHLEAIRDRISHVSGSIREIEGLSGGQARTGQDVGRMMNQTAVRLDQNAAATQELAATVRQVSDTADDLSRVAENLRGTVRRFKLG